The proteins below come from a single Xyrauchen texanus isolate HMW12.3.18 chromosome 3, RBS_HiC_50CHRs, whole genome shotgun sequence genomic window:
- the LOC127624042 gene encoding E3 ubiquitin-protein ligase DTX3L-like, with protein sequence MLSPPLPEIFTKVSLKIDHATMKRLKLSTLEGKSVTVEQKDCYFVASGSFKKVEDIFMMCKTEQTPHDKYAVSKSYASAGLRPAQSGSFTQIEPVEVDETVLNYIIEKKSMELDKLKRNAVSINLNKRHVTFSSLTGETIHAQFAREQFITLYQKTATGLQTRTYNVDPENMKRLRAEFPDLLVNTSKYKKGVTLTGSFISLERCEAFLNGTAKRSWQHQTLNKTKHYDTPYKQPEAQENTIDQAIEETCPICLDTINKLECKVLPKCKHCFCKDCLKRAFQLKSACPICGEIYGDLTGTQPKSGTMSVTKDNSSLPGYEKYGTIVINYYLPSGLQGAEHPNPGKTYQGASRIAYLPDSTEGRKVLKLLERAFNQRLTFTIGCSSTTGMNNVVTWNDIHHKTSRSGGPTHYGYPDPDYLKRVQEELKAKGIY encoded by the exons ATGTTGAGCCCGCCATTACCAGAG ATATTTACTAAAGTGAGCCTAAAGATTGATCACGCCACCATGAAGCGTTTAAAACTAAGCACACTTGAAGGAAAATCAGTGACCGTTGAACAGAAAGATTGCTATTTTGTTGCCAGCGGGTCATTTAAGAAAGTTGAAGATATTTTTATGATGTGTAAAACTGAACAAACTCCACATGATAAATATGCAGTTTCGAAAAGCTACGCCTCAGCAGGTCTGAGACCAGCCCAAAGTGGCTCCTTTACACAAATTGAACCAGTTGAGGTTGATGAAACTGTCCTAAATTACATCATAGAAAAAAAATCCATGGAGCTTGACAAACTAAAAAGGAATGCAGTCTCCATAAATCTAAATAAAAGGCATGTGACCTTTTCGTCCCTGACTGGCGAGACAATTCATGCTCAATTTGCGCGAGAACAGTTTATAACATTATATCAAAAGACTGCAACAGGGCTGCAAACGAGGACATACAATGTAGATCCAGAAAATATGAAGCGTTTGAGGGCAGAGTTCCCAGATCTCCTAGTCAACACCAGTAAATATAAAAAGGGAGTGACATTGACTGGCAGCTTCATTAGTCTTGAAAGATGTGAGGCATTTTTGAACGGCACTGCAAAAAGGTCATGGCAGCACCAAAcactgaataaaacaaaacactatgACACACCTTACAAGCAACCTGAAGCGCAAGAGAACACGATAGACCAAGCCATAGAGGAGACGTGCCCGATATGTTTGGATACAATCAATAAGCTTGAATGTAAAGTCTTGCCTAAATGCAAGCACTGCTTTTGTAAAGACTGCTTGAAACGAGCTTTCCAGTTGAAATCAGCTTGTCCGATTTGTGGTGAGATATATGGCGATCTAACTGGAACACAACCAAAAAGTGGGACCATGTCTGTCACAAAGGATAACTCCTCTTTGCCTGGATATGAGAAATATGGAACAATCGTAATAAACTACTATTTACCAAGTGGATTACAGGGG GCTGAGCACCCAAACCCAGGCAAGACTTACCAGGGTGCCTCCCGCATAGCTTACCTCCCAGATTCAACAGAGGGGAGAAAAGTACTGAAGCTTCTGGAGAGGGCGTTTAACCAGCGACTCACTTTCACCATTGGATGCTCATCTACTACTGGAATGAACAATGTTGTGACCTGGAATGACATTCACCATAAGACATCGCGTTCTGGGGGACCAACGCA ttATGGTTATCCAGATCCAGACTACCTGAAACGAGTACAAGAGGAGCTAAAAGCGAAGGGAATTTACTGA